Proteins encoded in a region of the Zea mays cultivar B73 chromosome 4, Zm-B73-REFERENCE-NAM-5.0, whole genome shotgun sequence genome:
- the LOC103653344 gene encoding aspartic proteinase nepenthesin-1, whose amino-acid sequence MITLIRCMGALQVLTTTLLLLVGSRHSSAVSPPSGYRSTLTHVDSHGGFTKAELMRRAAHRSRHRAFMMLLPRYSTMSTSSNAGPARLRSGQAEYLMELAIGTPPVPFVALADTGSDLTWTQCKPCKLCFPQDTPIYDTAASASFSPVPCASATCLPIWRSSRNCTATTTSPCRYRYAYDDGAYSAGVLGTETLTFAGSSPGAPGPGVSVGGVAFGCGVDNGGLSYNSTGTVGLGRGSLSLVAQLGVGKFSYCLTDFFNTSLGSPVLFGSLAELAAPSTIGGAAVQSTPLVQGPYNPSRYYVSLEGISLGDARLPIPNGTFDLRDDGSGGMIVDSGTIFTVLVESAFRVVVNHVAGVLNQPVVNASSLDSPCFPATAGEQQLPDMPDMLLHFAGGADMRLHRDNYMSFNQESSSFCLNIAGAPSAYGSILGNFQQQNIQMLFDITVGQLSFVPTDCSKL is encoded by the coding sequence ATGATCACGCTCATCAGATGCATGGGTGCATTGCAAGTCCTAACGACGACCTTACTTTTACTAGTTGGCTCACGGCACAGCTCGGCGGTGTCACCGCCATCGGGCTACCGCTCCACGCTCACCCACGTTGACTCCCATGGCGGCTTCACCAAGGCAGAGCTCATGCGCCGAGCCGCGCACCGAAGCCGCCACCGAGCATTCATGATGCTGCTGCCGCGTTATTCCACAATGTCCACCAGCTCGAACGCGGGACCCGCCAGGCTCCGCTCCGGCCAGGCCGAGTACCTCATGGAGCTCGCCATCGGGACGCCGCCGGTGCCATTCGTCGCCCTCGCCGACACCGGCAGCGACCTCACGTGGACGCAGTGCAAGCCGTGCAAGCTCTGCTTCCCGCAGGACACGCCCATCTACGACACGGCCGCGTCGGCGAGCTTCTCCCCCGTGCCGTGCGCCAGCGCCACGTgcctgcccatctggcggagcagcCGCAACTGCACCGCTACCACCACCTCACCCTGCAGGTACCGCTACGCCTACGACGACGGCGCCTACTCGGCCGGCGTCCTGGGCACGGAGACGCTCACGTTCGCCGGCTCTAGCCCTGGCGCGCCCGGGCCCGGCGTctccgtcggcggcgtcgcgttcggCTGCGGCGTCGACAACGGCGGCCTCTCGTACAACTCCACCGGCACCGTCGGCCTGGGCCGCGGGAGCCTGTCCCTCGTGGCGCAGCTTGGGGTCGGCAAGTTCTCCTACTGTCTCACCGACTTCTTCAACACCAGCCTGGGTAGCCCGGTGCTGTTCGGCTCCCTCGCCGAGCTCGCCGCCCCCAGCACCATAGGCGGCGCCGCCGTGCAGTCGACGCCACTTGTGCAGGGCCCCTACAACCCGTCGAGGTACTACGTCTCCCTCGAGGGCATATCGCTCGGCGACGCACGCCTGCCGATCCCGAACGGAACCTTCGACCTGCGCGACGACGGCTCCGGGGGCATGATCGTGGACTCCGGCACCATCTTCACCGTCCTCGTGGAGAGTGCTTTCAGGGTGgtcgtcaaccacgtcgccggcgTGCTCAACCAGCCGGTGGTGAACGCCTCCAGCCTGGACAGCCCATGCTTTCCGGCTACTGCAGGTGAGCAGCAGCTCCCGGACATGCCGGACATGCTGCTGCACTTCGCCGGCGGTGCAGATATGAGGCTGCATAGGGACAACTACATGTCCTTTAACCAGGAGTCGTCGTCGTTCTGCTTGAATATTGCTGGTGCTCCGTCAGCTTACGGTTCCATTCTTGGCAATTTCCAGCAGCAGAATATACAGATGTTGTTTGACATCACCGTAGGTCAATTGTCATTCGTGCCCACCGACTGTAGTAAGCTATGA